In Bombus affinis isolate iyBomAffi1 chromosome 8, iyBomAffi1.2, whole genome shotgun sequence, the following proteins share a genomic window:
- the LOC126919354 gene encoding uncharacterized protein LOC126919354: MNIMRKLILNIKDETKEKQLFVNEDKDEAMLTCSKSRKNVSELPMQRLQSIQPQDLNIQHKEDVDTILKYVPKFSLLRQQNVLPNMKDENVFRENTPSPPRYRTPPRGMILNSEEAKVFILLKHYGLGQYPNSSYKK, from the exons atgaacataatgaggaaattaattttgaatatcaaagatgaaacaaaggagaaacaATTGTTTGTAAATGAAGATAAAGATGAAGCAATGCTAACTTGTTCAAAAAGTAGAAAGAATGTAAGCGAACTACCTATGCAGAG ATTACAGTCCATTCAGCCACaagatttaaatattcaacACAAAGAAGATGTTGATACTATTCTTAAATATGTGCCTAAATTTAGTCTATTGCGCCAACAAAATGTTCTTCCAAATATGAAGGATGAAAATGTATTTAGGGAGAATACACCATCACCACCACGTTACAGGACACCTCCAAGAGGAATGATTTTAAATTCAGAAGAAGCAAAAGTGTTTATTTTACTAAAACATTACGGATTAGGTCAATACCCAAATTCCTCGTACAAGAAgtaa